From the genome of Papaver somniferum cultivar HN1 chromosome 2, ASM357369v1, whole genome shotgun sequence, one region includes:
- the LOC113348620 gene encoding eukaryotic translation initiation factor 2 subunit gamma-like, with amino-acid sequence MARKGLMEQDLSKLDVTLLHPLSPEVISRQATINIGTIGHVAHGKSTVVKAISGVQTVRFKNELERNITIKLGYANAKIYKCEDERCPRPMCYKAYGSGKEDTPACDVPGFETAKMKLLRHVSFVDCPGHDILMATMLNGAAIMDGALLLIAANESCPQPQTSEHLAAVEIMRLQHIIILQNKVDLIQENVAINQHEAIQKFIQKTVADGAPVIPISAQLKYNIDVVCEYIVKRIPIPERNFISPPNMIVIRSFDVNKPGSEVDEIKGGVAGGSILRGVLRVNQFIEVRPGIVLKDESGAIKCTPIYSRIVSLFAEQNELQFAVPGGLIGVGTTMDPTLTRADRLVGQVLGEVGSLPDVFVELEVNFFLLRRLLGVRTKGTERQGKVSKLAKGEILMLNIGSMSTGARVLAVKNDLAKLQLTSPVCTSKGEKVALSRRVEKHWRLIGWGQIQAGSTLEVPPCPI; translated from the exons GTACGATTGGCCATGTCGCCCATGGAAAATCAACAGTTGTAAAAGCAATATCTGGTGTGCAG ACAGTGAGATTCAAAAATGAATTGGAGCGTAACATCACAATTAAGCTTGGTTATGCCAATGCAAAAATATACAAGTGTGAAGATGAACGGTGCCCTCGGCCTATGTGCTACAA GGCCTATGGCAGTGGTAAAGAAGATACCCCTGCATGCGATGTGCCTGGGTTTGAAACTGCAAAAATGAAATTATTGAGACATGTTTCTTTTGTCGACTGCCCG GGTCACGATATTCTTATGGCAACCATGCTTAATGGAGCGGCAATCATGGACGGGGCACTGCTTCTGATAGCTGCCAATGAAAGCTGTCCCCAACCCCAGACTTCAGAGCATCTGGCTGCTGTGGAAATCATGCGTCTCCAACACATAATCATCCTTCAGAACAAAGTTGATCTTATCCAAGAAAATGTAGCCATTAATCAACATGAAGCTATCCAGAAGTTTATTCAG AAAACAGTTGCTGATGGTGCTCCTGTTATACCAATCTCTGCTCAATTAAAGTACAACATTGATGTTGTATGCGAGTATATCGTAAAAAGGATTCCCATTCCGGAGCGAAATTTCATTTCGCCGCCTAACATGATCGTCATCCGATCGTTTGATGTTAATAAGCCCGGGTCCGAGGTTGATGAAATCAagggtggtgttgctggtggaaGTATTCTCAGG GGTGTTTTGAGGGTGAACCAATTCATTGAGGTGCGACCTGGTATCGTTTTGAAAGACGAAAGTGGTGCCATCAAGTGCACACCCATCTACTCCAGAATAGTTTCTTTATTTGCCGAACAAAATGAGCTACAATTTGCTGTTCCTGGTGGTCTGATTGGGGTCGGGACCACGATGGATCCCACTTTGACTCGGGCTGATAGGCTGGTGGGTCAGGTTCTTGGGGAGGTTGGGTCACTCCCAGACGTGTTTGTGGAACTTGAG GTGAACTTTTTCCTTCTCAGGCGATTACTGGGAGTGAGAACAAAGGGTACAGAGAGGCAAGGGAAGGTATCGAAGCTGGCTAAGGGAGAGATTCTTATGTTGAACATTGGGTCTATGTCTACAGGGGCACGAGTTCTTGCAGTGAAGAACGATCTGGCAAAACTTCAACTAACGTCACCTGTGTGCACTAGCAAAGGAGAGAAGGTTGCCCTCAGTCGACGTGTTGAGAAGCATTGGCGTCTTATTGGGTGGGGACAGATCCAGGCAGGTAGCACTCTTGAAGTCCCACCGTGTCCCATCTGA
- the LOC113348621 gene encoding oxygen-evolving enhancer protein 3, chloroplastic-like, whose translation MAQAIASVSGLSSFSQGTNRLNVATTNSRTTRSRVGFSVRSEKKSSEMESETAQSSRRALLGVLAAGLTTGSFLKNVLADARPIVVGPPPAPSGGLPGTLNSDEARDLDLPLKTRFFLQPKTPAEAAQRVKESAQDIIAVKTQIDKKAWPYVQNDLRSKAEYLRYDLKTIISAKPKDEKKSFKELSDKLFQNINSLDYAAKKKSTPEAEKYYAETVTTLNDVLAKIG comes from the exons ATGGCGCAAGCTATAGCATCAGTATCTGGCTTGAGCAGCTTCTCACAAGGTACAAACAGATTGAATGTGGCTACTACTAACAGCCGAACGACCAGAAGTCGTGTTGGTTTCAGCGTTAGATCTGAGAAGAAGTCATCCGAAATGGAATCGGAGACTGCTCAGAGTAGCCGTAGAGCATTATTGGGTGTCTTAGCTGCTGGACTGACCACTGGATCTTTCTTAAAGAATGTGCTTGCTGATGCTAGGCCTATCGTAGTCGGCCCACCTCCTGCTCCTTCCGGTGGTCTAC CGGGGACTCTAAACTCTGATGAAGCAAGGGACCTTGATCTACCCCTAAAAACAAGGTTTTTCCTACAGCCTAAGACTCCAGCAGAAGCAGCTCAGAGAGTAAAGGAATCAGCGCAAGACATTATAGCTGTGAAGACACAGATAGACAAAAAGGCATGGCCGTATGTCCAGAATGACCTACGATCCAAGGCCGAGTATCTTCGTTATGATCTTAAAACTATCATCTCTGCAAAACCAAAGGATGAAAAGAAATCATTCAAAGAACTTTCCGACAAGCTCTTCCAAAACATCAATAGT CTGGACTATGCTGCAAAGAAAAAGAGCACTCCTGAAGCAGAGAAGTACTACGCCGAAACAGTGACAACATTAAATGATGTTCTAGCAAAGATTGGTTAA